Proteins found in one Microbacterium sp. LWS13-1.2 genomic segment:
- a CDS encoding histidinol-phosphate transaminase, which translates to MTDAPEIPVRVRPEVAALPPYKQGRQAGAEAFKLSSNENPFDPLPGVLERVQAATALNRYPDASAARLRERLAERFAVGADAIHIGAGSVSILAQLVLATSGPGDEVIYAWRSFEAYPWLAVVAGATAVQVPLAAGARHDLDAMAAAITDRTRAIIVCSPNNPTGPIVTQAEFDGFVARVPADVLVILDEAYSEFVTDTDAVDGARVLATGSHPNVVVLRTFSKAYGLAALRVGYAVGHPRVLDAARSTAIPLSVTAHAEEAALASLDAEDELLERVRVIAERRDGLADGLRRAGWNVPEAQGNFVWLPAGDETATFAAAFEEAGLIVRPFAGDGIRISVGEEESVEKVLGIAASVVKNLPEGHAGVRASVER; encoded by the coding sequence GTGACCGACGCTCCCGAGATCCCCGTCCGCGTGCGCCCCGAGGTCGCCGCGCTGCCGCCGTACAAGCAGGGCCGGCAGGCCGGCGCCGAGGCGTTCAAGCTGTCGAGCAACGAGAACCCGTTCGACCCGCTGCCGGGCGTGCTCGAGCGCGTGCAGGCGGCGACAGCGCTCAACAGATACCCGGACGCCAGCGCCGCGCGGCTGCGCGAGCGCCTCGCCGAGCGCTTCGCCGTCGGTGCCGACGCGATCCACATCGGCGCCGGCAGCGTCTCGATCCTCGCCCAGCTCGTGCTGGCGACATCCGGCCCGGGCGACGAGGTCATCTACGCGTGGCGCTCGTTCGAGGCCTACCCCTGGCTCGCGGTGGTCGCCGGTGCCACGGCCGTGCAGGTGCCGCTCGCCGCGGGCGCCCGCCACGACCTCGACGCGATGGCAGCCGCGATCACCGACCGCACGCGCGCCATCATCGTGTGCAGCCCCAACAACCCGACCGGCCCCATCGTCACGCAGGCCGAGTTCGACGGGTTCGTCGCCCGCGTGCCCGCCGACGTGCTCGTGATCCTCGACGAGGCGTACTCCGAGTTCGTCACCGATACCGACGCCGTCGACGGTGCCCGGGTGCTCGCGACCGGCAGCCACCCCAACGTCGTGGTGCTCCGCACCTTCTCCAAGGCGTACGGCCTCGCCGCGCTCCGGGTCGGCTATGCCGTCGGCCACCCGCGCGTCCTCGACGCGGCCCGCAGCACCGCGATCCCGCTGTCCGTCACCGCCCACGCCGAGGAGGCGGCGCTCGCGAGCCTCGACGCCGAGGACGAGCTGCTCGAGCGCGTCCGCGTCATCGCCGAGCGTCGCGACGGGCTCGCGGACGGCCTCCGCCGGGCCGGCTGGAACGTCCCGGAGGCGCAGGGCAACTTCGTGTGGCTGCCGGCCGGTGACGAGACCGCGACCTTCGCCGCCGCCTTCGAGGAAGCAGGCCTGATCGTCCGTCCGTTCGCCGGCGACGGCATCCGGATCTCCGTCGGCGAAGAGGAATCTGTCGAGAAGGTCCTAGGGATTGCAGCATCCGTTGTGAAGAACCTCCCGGAAGGGCACGCAGGAGTGCGGGCTAGCGTAGAACGGTGA
- a CDS encoding thiamine pyrophosphate-dependent enzyme, with protein MPEDPALIRFLEADGTFAPTPAAERYRAAVDALSDADLETFYRDMAVIRAFDVQATNLQRQGQLALWPPSYGQEAAQVGSARAARPQDHIFPSYREHVVTKIRGVDPIDIIRVMRGLTHGGWDPTDPKNGNTHIYTLVLGSQTLHATGFGMGLVFDGRCGTGDPDRDEAVIVYYGDGASSQGDVHEAMVFAASYQTPEVFFLQNNQWAISVPVSTQSRSPLYKRGEGYGMPSALIDGNDVLASWAVTRAALDEARAGGGPQAIEAMTYRLGAHTTSDDPTKYRPSSEEEAWRRRDPLARMKAFLLTRGASESFFADVDAEADALADDIRTRTNALGGLEADDIFAHVYSEPHPLMDEQRQWLAGYEASFEGGAS; from the coding sequence GTGCCCGAAGACCCCGCTCTCATCCGCTTCCTGGAAGCGGACGGCACCTTCGCCCCGACCCCCGCCGCCGAGCGCTATCGCGCCGCCGTCGACGCGCTGAGCGACGCCGACCTCGAGACGTTCTACCGTGACATGGCCGTCATCCGCGCGTTCGACGTGCAGGCGACGAACCTCCAGCGCCAGGGCCAGCTGGCCCTCTGGCCGCCGAGCTACGGCCAGGAGGCCGCGCAGGTGGGTTCCGCGCGGGCGGCGCGTCCGCAGGACCACATCTTCCCGTCCTACCGCGAGCACGTCGTGACGAAGATCCGCGGCGTCGACCCGATCGACATCATCCGCGTGATGCGCGGACTGACGCACGGCGGGTGGGACCCGACCGACCCGAAGAACGGCAACACCCACATCTACACGCTCGTCCTCGGCTCGCAGACGCTGCATGCGACCGGGTTCGGCATGGGGCTGGTCTTCGACGGCCGGTGCGGCACCGGCGACCCCGACCGCGACGAGGCCGTCATCGTCTACTACGGCGACGGCGCGTCGAGCCAGGGCGACGTCCACGAGGCGATGGTCTTCGCCGCGAGCTATCAGACCCCCGAGGTCTTCTTCCTGCAGAACAACCAGTGGGCCATCTCGGTGCCCGTCTCGACGCAGTCGCGCTCGCCGCTGTACAAGCGCGGCGAGGGATACGGGATGCCGAGCGCGCTGATCGACGGCAACGACGTCCTCGCGAGCTGGGCCGTCACACGGGCGGCGCTCGACGAGGCGCGCGCGGGCGGCGGTCCGCAGGCGATCGAGGCCATGACCTACCGGCTCGGCGCGCACACGACGAGCGACGATCCCACGAAGTACCGGCCGTCGAGCGAGGAGGAGGCGTGGCGTCGCCGCGATCCGCTCGCACGCATGAAGGCCTTCCTGCTCACCCGGGGCGCGTCGGAGTCGTTCTTCGCCGACGTGGATGCCGAGGCGGACGCTCTCGCCGACGACATCCGCACCCGCACCAACGCGCTGGGCGGACTCGAGGCCGACGACATCTTCGCCCACGTGTACTCCGAGCCCCATCCGCTCATGGACGAGCAGCGGCAGTGGCTCGCCGGATACGAGGCATCCTTCGAGGGAGGCGCATCGTGA